A region of Vitis vinifera cultivar Pinot Noir 40024 chromosome 13, ASM3070453v1 DNA encodes the following proteins:
- the LOC104881221 gene encoding uncharacterized protein LOC104881221: protein MAVFLYFEEKVHKKKLLRANAIPLLFPRLLCQILEHLGYPSQPQLERKRICRKVFTLDKWKNMTAYSAELGAPAGVEHPEIPHPEQPEEPQPIETPTDKKAPAPAVPSTEPTPKVAPSVSPATPRPPPVIPTTSESSSSFEPRTTISISEYRALCHTL from the coding sequence atggcCGTTTTTCtatactttgaagagaaggtccataagAAGAAGCTGCTCAGAGCCAATGCTATTCCACTTCTGTTCCCCAGATTGTTATGTCAgattctggagcacttggggtATCCATCTCAGCCTCAACTTGAGCGTAAACGCATTTGTCGAAAggtattcactctcgacaaatggaagaATATGACAGCCTATAGTGCAGAGCTGGGTGCCCCAGCTGGAGTAGAGCATCCAGAGATTCCACATCCAGAGCAGCCAGAGGAGCCACAGCCCATAGAGACACCAACTGACAAGAAAGCACCTGCCCCTGCAGTGCCCTCTACAGAGCCTACACCTAAGGTTGCACCCTCTGTTTCTCCTGCCACACCACGACCTCCCCCTGTTATTCCAACTACATCAGAGTCATCTTCTTCATTTGAGCCTAGGACTACCATATCCATTTCCGAGTACAGAGCTCTATGTCACACTTTGTAG